The Erythrobacter sp. HL-111 DNA segment GAAATGTATGACAGCATGAGCGAGGAGGAGCTCAAGGACTTCGCCGAAGGCCCGCGCAAGGGCAAGCCGGAGCATGTCGACGACGATGACTGACCCGGCCTAGTCGTCCCTCGTGAAGGTCGCCCAGCGGTCGCGTTTCGGCAGGCCTTCGCGGATGTCGTCGGCAGGGTTGGGGTCGATGCAGTTCCCCTGCCGGTGAAGATGCGCCTTGGCGATCATGTTCGCCGTGATCGGTGCGGCGATGAACAGGAAGATGGTGATGAGCAGTTCGTGGAAGGTGTAGCGCCCTTCGTGGACCGGCCAATAGACCATCGAGGCAAGCAGGATCCCGCCGACGCCGAGGGTCGTCGCCTTGGTCGGCCCGTGCAGCCGCGTCATCAGCGAAGGCAGGCGCACCAGCCCCCAGCTTCCGACCAGGGCGAACGCGGCCCCGATCAGGATCAGCGCGGCGATGACGGCATCGGCGATCTGGATTGCCAGCGGGCTCATTCGACGATGTCCCCCCGCAGCAGGAACTTGGTGTAGGCGACCGTCCCGACGAAACCGACCATGGCGAGCAGCAGGCTCGCTTCGAAATAGTAGGTCGATCTTTCGTGGATGCCGTAGAGCACGATCAGCGCGATCGCATTGATCAGCATGGTGTCGAGCGCGAGAATGCGGTCGCCGCGCGTCGGACCCAGCAGCAGGCGCCACAGGTTCAGCACCAGCGCGAACGCGATGATGAAGAACCCCGCGGAGACGGCGAAATCGATCATCGGAAGATCCTCCTCAGCCGGGCCTCGTAGCGGGACTTGATCCGCGCGACGGCCTGTTCGTGGTCATCGATGTCGAGCGCGTGAACCAGCAGCATCCGCCCGCAGGCGGACACGTCGGTCGAGACCGTGCCGGGCGTCAGGCTGATCGTGCCCGCAAGCGCCGTGATCGCCTCGGGCTGTTCGACCTCGAGCGGGATGACGAGCCAGGCGGACCTCAGGTCCCGGTCGCGTTTGGTCAGGATGATCCAGGCGACCTCGAAATTGGCGACCACGATGTCCCACAGCACCACCAGCAGGTATTCGACCATCGCCCAGCCGAATCTCAGCCGCGGCTTCTCGCGCCAATAGGGCGAGGTGAAGAGCGGGATCGCCACGGCGACGATCGCCGCCATGATGACCGAACCCCAGGTGAGGCTGTTCGACAGAAGCACCCAGAACACCGCGAGCAGGCCCGAAAGCCCGGGATGGGGGAAGAGCCGCTGCATCACCGGTACCCCGCTCCCCGTTCTTCGCCCGCGCCCAGCACCGCCTCGATATAGGAGGTGCGCTCGAACAATTGCGCGCTCGTGGCGGCGGCGTAATCGGTCACCGGCCCGGCGAACAGCGCGAGCGCGGCGACCAGCGCCAGGAGGCCCCAGGCAGGCGCAGTTTCGGCCCGGCGGCGGCGCAGGGGGGGTGCGCCGGGCTCGCCCTCGACCTTCCAGAACAGCGTGCTCCCGGCGCGGGCGAGGCCGAGAATGGCGAAGAAGCTCCCGCCCAGCACCGCGCCCCAGATCCACGGGGCAAGCGGCGCCCCGGCGCTCGCAGCGAGGATCAGCACCTTGCCGATGAAGCCCGAAAGCGGCGGCAGGCCCGCGAGCGCGATGGCCGCGAGCATGAACAGCGCCGAGACCTGCCCGATCCCGGCAAACGGGCGGGAGGCGCGCAGGTGGTCCTCGTCCTCGCCCCGCCCGCGCCGCACGAGGTCGGTGACGAGGAAGACGAGCCCCCCGGCCAGCACCGAATGAGGCATGTAATAGAGCGCCGCGGCGATCCCCTCGGGCGTGAACAGGGCGACCGCGAGGAGCAGCGTCCCGGTCGAGCCGATCACGCCGAAGGCGGCGAGGCGCCTCAGGTTGCCCGCCGCGAGCACGCCGAGATAGCCCGCGAGGATCGTCAGCATGGCCGCGGGCAGCATCCAGCCCGCCGGGGCGAAACTCGCCGCGCCCGCTTCCGCGCCGAAGATCAGGACCGTCACGCGGATGATCGGATAGACGCCCGCCTTGGTCAGGATCGCGAACAGCGCCGCGACCGCGGGACTGGTCGAACCATAGGTCTGCGGCAGCCACAGGTGGAGCGGAAGCAGCGCAGCCTTCAGGGCGAAGACCGCGATCAGCAATTGCGCCCCCACCCGGATCAGCGCCTGGTCGCCCGCCGGGGCTTCGGCCACGCGCAGCGCCATGTCCGCCATGTTGAGCGTCCCCGTGACCCCGTAGAGCAGGCCGACCGCGACGAGGAACAGCGTCGAACCGACCAGATTGACGATGACGTATTTCACCCCGGCATGAAGCCGCCGTTTCCCCTGCCCGTGCAGCATGAGGCCGTAGGAGGCGATCAGCAGCACCTCGAAGAAGACGAACAGGTTGAACAGGTCGCCGGTCAGGAAGGAGCCGTTGATGCCCAGCAGCTGGAACTGGAACAGCGGGTGGAAATGCACCCCGCGCCGGTCGAGCCCGGTGAGGACGGCATGGGCCAGCACGACGACGCCGAGCACGCTGGAGAGCAGCACCATCAGCGCGGAAAGCCGGTCGAGCACCATGACGATGCCGAAAGGCGCCGGCCAGTCGCCCAGTTCGTAGGTCGAGACCGTCCCGTCCCGCGCGGAGACGAACAGCGCGATCGCGCTGGCGAGGATCAGCAGGGTCGAACCGCCCGACAGCAGCCTTGCCCAGTGCGACAGGCGCACGCCGCGAAACAGGCACAGCGCCGCGATCACCGCGGGCAGCAGCACGGGCACGAGGACGATGTCGCTCATTCCCGGTCCTCGCGCGGGAGGGCGAGGCCGTCTTCGCGGGGCGGTGGCTCGTCCGGTCCGTCATCGACATGGTCCGAACCGCTTTCGAGATAGGCCCTGAGCGCCAGCACCACGACGAAGGCGGTCATGCCGAAGCTGATCACGATCGCGGTCAGCACCAGGGCCTGCGGCAGCGGATCGGTGTATTCGGCGACGTCCTTGCCGTAGATCGGCGGGCGGTTGACCGTCAGCCGGCCCATCGCGAACAGGAAGACATTGATCGCATAGGACAGCATCGCGATGCCGAGCACGACCGGGAAGGTCCGCGTGCGCAGGGTAAGATAGACCCCCGCCGCGGTCAGCACGCCGATCCCGCTGGCGACGAGGAATTCGATGCTGAGGGAGAGGATCATGCGTGCTCTCCCTTTGGCCGGGAGGGGTCGATGTCCATCGGGTGCTCGGTAGGTTCGAGCTTTTCCGCGCGCTGCGCCGCGCCCGACAGCTGGGCAAGCGCGAGCATCACCGCGCCCACGACCGTCAGCGCCACGCCGATGTCGAACAGGAGCGCGGTGGCAAGCTCGACCTCGCCGACCAGCGGGAGCTGGAAATAGTCGAAGGCGGAGGTGAGGAAGGGCTTGCCGAACACGAGCGAGCCGAGCCCCGTCGCCGCCGCGATCAGCACGCCCCACGAAATCAGCGCATGGCGTTCGGTCCGGCGGCGATCCTCGGCCCACTCGAAGCCGGACGCCATGTACTGGATGAGCAGCGCGATCGAGAACACCAGCCCCCCGATGAAGCCCCCGCCCGGCAGGTTGTGCCCGCGCAGGAAGATGTAGAGCGCGACGACCAGCGCAAGCGGCAGGATCAGTCGCCCGGCCACGACCAGCATCATCGGGTGGCGTTCGGGCGAACGGACCTGGTCGGGAATCCAGGCGAGCAGCCGCTGGCCGGATTCGCCGCGAACGGCGGTCTTGAGCAGCGCATAGATCCCGATCGCCGCGATCCCCAGCACGATGATCTCGCCGAAGGTGTCGAAGCCGCGGAAATCGACCAGGATGACGTTGACGACATTGGTCCCGCCCCCGCCGGGCTTCGACTGCGCCCAGTGGTAGGACGAGATCGGATCGTTCGCAGGCCGGGTCATGACTTCATAGGCAAGCCACGCCACGCCCGCTCCGACCATGCCCGCCAGCGTCCCGTCGCGCACGCGGCGCGGAAGGGAACTGATCGAACGCGGGGCCTTGGGCAGCAGGTTGAGAGCGAGCAGCAGCAGCAGGATCGTCACCACCTCGACCGAAATCTGCGTCAGCGCGAGGTCGGGGGCGGAGAGGTAGACAAAGGCGAGGCCGACGACGAGCCCGACGATGCTGATGTAGATAAGCGAGAGGAAGCGGCGCGTCTCGGACAGGACCACCGCCACCGCGCCCGCGACCAGGATCGCCCAGGCGATCACCGCGACCGGCGAGGCCGGGAGCGTCGCGCGCGTGCCGGCGGCGTGCTCGCCCGCGCCCATCCCCTCGATCCCGAGCGCCAGCGCGGCGAGGAAGAAGACGAACAGGGTCCGCGTCAGCGATCCCGTGTGGATGCCGTCGGTGACGAACCGGCTGGCGCCCACCAGCCGTTCGATCCCGGTGTCGAACAGCCGCTTGGCGACGGGGAGGGGAAGGCCGCGCCAGACCCGCTCGGCCGGGCCGTGCCGCCACAGCAGCACCGCGCCGCCCGCGACGGCGAAGACGCTCATCAGGAGCGCGAGCGTGAAGCCGTGCCAGAGGCTGAGATAGTAGTAGGGCAGGTTCTCGTCCTGCACGACGGCGCGCGAAACGCTTTCGACGAGGCTTCCGGCGAAGGTCGTTGGGAACAGGCCGATCAGCGCCACCAGCGCGACCAGCACCGCGGGCGGACCCCACAGCCCGATGCCGGGATCGTGCGGGGACCTGGGATAGTCTTCGCGCCGCGGCCCGAAATAGACGCCGTGGACATAGCGCAGGGAATAGGCCGCCGACAGCAGCGAGCCCAGCGTCACCGCGACGGGCAGCAGCCACGGTATCCCGGCCCAGGCGGTGTGCGTCGCCTCCTCCAGCATCATCTCCTTGGAAATGAAACCGTTGAGCGGGGGTATGCCCGCCATCGAAAGCCCCGCGATCGTGCCCGAAACGCCCGCGATCGGCATCAGGCCGATGAGCCCGCCGAGCCGTTTCAGGTCGCGCGTGCCCGCATCGTGATCGACGATCCCCGCGTTCATGAACAAGGCCGCCTTGAAGGTCGCATGGTTGACGATGTGGAACACCGCGACCACCGCCGCCATTTTGGTGCCGAAGCCCAGGAGCATCGTGAGCAGGCCAAGGTGGCTGACCGTCGAATAGGCGAGCAGGCCCTTGAGGTCGTCCTTGAACAGCGCGATCGCCGCCGCGACCACCATCGTCACCACCCCCGTCGTCGCGACGAGGTAGAACCACAGGTCCGTCCCCGCGAGCACCGGCCACAGCCGCGCCATCAGGAACACGCCCGCCTTCACCATGGTTGCGCTGTGGAGATAGGCCGAGACCGGCGTCGGGGCGGCCATCGCGTGGGGCAGCCAGAAATGGAACGGGAACTGCGCCGACTTGGTGAAACATCCGAGCAGGATCAGCACCAGCGCCACGGGATAGAGCGGCGAGGCCTGCACCGCCTCGCGCTGGCCGAGGATCGCGGTGAGGTCGTAGGTCCCCGCGATCGTGCCGAGCAGGACCATCCCCCCGATCAGCACGAGCCCCCCGCCGCCCGTCACCGCGAGCGCCATGCGCGCGCCCTGCCGGCCTTCGGCCTTGTGCCCCCAGAACCCGATCAGGAGGAAGGAGGAGAGGCTGGTCATCTCCCAGAAGACGAGCATGAACAGGATGTTGTCCGACAGGACGATGCCCAGCATCGCCCCCTGGAACAGCATCAGGAAGGCAAAGAACCGGCCCGAATCCTCCCGGTCCGAAAGGTAGAAGCTGGCATAGGCGATCACCAGCACGCCGATCCCGAGGATGAGCCCGGCAAAGAGCAGGCCGAGCGGGTCGAGGAAGAAGCTCGCATCGAGCCCGAGCGCGGGGATCCAGCGGTAACGCTCGGCGATCACCTCGCCGCCGAGCACGCCGGGCGCACGCAGCAGCACCAGCGCGAGCGCCAGCGCCGCGAAGCCACCCGCGATCGCCCCGTTCACCCGGCGTGACGCCCCGCCCCCCGTCGCACCCCCCGCGAGCGCAACCCCGAGCGCGCCGAGAAAGGGGAGGAGGGCAATCGTCAGCAGGTCCAAGATGACGCTCCGGGTGTCGGGTCGGTTGCTTCGGGTGACGGGCGACGGGAAGAGCGTGGGCGCGCCTCCGCCGGGTGGTCCTTCGCGCATCGCATCTGCCGCGTCAAAGTCAAATTCCGCTTTCCCCGGCCTGGTCCCGGCTCCGGCCGGCGGCGTCAGGCGGGAATAATGCAACGCGCACTTGCAGGGTTCCGGCCGCCTCGCGCAATTCGTGTCAAGTCGAAAGGCCCGAATCACCCAACCTGTTGCAAGCACGGGATTGCGGCGGTAAGTTAACCTAAGTTGGGGAGGGTCGCCTTGACGTTGGATGAGCTGGGTTTCTGGCAGGTGCTGGCGTTGCTCCAGCACGAGTTGCTGCTGTTCGCCGCGGTGTTTTTCCTGATCGGTGCGCTCGACGACATTGCGGTCGATGCGCTCTGGCTCCGGCTCAAGCTGCGCGGTCGGGCGACGACGCCGCGGCTCGATCGGGACGATCTGCGCGCGCGCCGGCTGCACGGGCGGGCGGCGGTGTTCATCCCGGCCTGGTCCGAAGCCACGGTGATCCGCGAAACGCTCGCCCACCTCCTCGCCGCCTGGCCGCAGGCGGACCTGCGGGTCTATCTCGGGTGCTACCCCAACGACCCGGCGACCATGGCCGCCGCGATGCGGGCCGCGCCCGGCGACGACCGGCTGCGGATCGTGCTCCACGAACGCGAAGGCCCCTCGACCAAGGCCGATTGCCTCAACCGCCTGTATCGCGCGCTGTGTGCGGACGAACAGCGCCTGGGCGAAAGCTTCGCCATGATCGTCTTTCACGATGCCGAGGACATGGTCGATCCCGCCGCGCTCGGCCTGCTCGACCTCGCGATCGCGCGGGGCGCGGATTGCGCGCAATTGCCGGTCGAACCGCTGGTCCAGCGCGAGGGCGGGTTCCTCGCCCGCCATCTCGGCAGCCACTACTGCGAGGAATTCGCCGAATCCCACGGCAAGGCGATGGTGGTGCGCGACGCGATCGGGGCGGCGCTGCCCGCGGCCGGGGTCGGCTGCGCGGTGTCGCGCGACGCGCTCGAGCGGCTGTGCGAACGCCGCGCCGGGAGCGGGCAGGAGGCGGCGCCCTTCAACGCGGATTCGCTGACCGAGGATTACGAGCTCGGCCTCGGCATCGCCGAATGCGGCGGGGACTGCCGCTTCGTGCGGGCGCGCGGCGAGGACGGGCGGCTGATCGCGACGCGCGCGCTGTTTCCCGCCCGGCTCGACCATGTCGTGCGCCAGAAGACGCGCTGGATTCACGGCATCGCGCTGCAGGGCTGGGACCGGATCGGCTGGACCGACCGCTGGCTCGAGATCTGGATGCGCGGCCGCGACCGCCGCGGTCCGCTCACCGCGCTGGTGCTGGCGCTCGGCTATGCCCTGCTCGCGCTGACCGGCGTGCTGTGGACCGCGCAGGCGTTGGGGCTTGCCGGGCCGCTGACCCTTACGCCTCTACTCGAGGCGCTGCTGATCGCCAATCTCGCGACCTTCGCCTGGCGCGGCGCGTGGCGCTTCGCCTTCACCGCGCGGGCCTACGGGGCGGGCGAGGGGCTGCGCGCGGTGCTGCGGATTCCGCTCGCCAATGCGGTCGCGATCATCGCCGGCCGGCGGGCGGTCACCGCCTATGCGCGGACCCTCGCCGGGCGCGCGATCGAATGGGACAAGACGCCCCATGCCGCCCACCCGGCGTTCTATCCCGGCGTGCGCACCCCGGGACGGCCGCCTCATTTCACCGCGACCCGCAGCCCGCGCCGGATGCCGAACCCGCGCGCGCGGCAGGCGGGCGGGGATGCGTCGGGGCTGGCCGCCTCGTGACGGGCGCGCCTTTCGCAGGGGAGGCGCGGCGCCCGCGCCGGCGCGGGCGCCCGCTCGCGGTGCTGACCGGGTTGCTGGCGGTGTGGGTGGCGGGCCGCGCGGCGGTGTGGGAAAGTCCGCTTGCCGTGCCCGGCGCGCCGCCGTCCGCCGTGCTGGCCGAACGCGGCGCGACCGGAGCAGCCTTGGTTTCGGCGGACATCGCGTCCCCCGAGCGCACACCGCAGCCCGCCGCGGCCGGGCCGACCGCGCCGCCGCCGACCGCGCTCGCCGCGCGCGCCGGCAAGGCTCGCGCGAGGTCGATTTTCGGGCGGGACGCGAGGGGAGGGGGCGCGCCCTCCGATGCCGCGCCCGCCGCGGCCCACCGCGAACTCTTCGCCGCACCGGTGCGGGCGGGTTCCACCGGCAATCCGCCACCTTTCGCGCCGCCCTCCGCCGTGCCGGGCCGCGCCGACGAACCGGCGGCGGCGCACCTCACCGAAGCGCGCCCGGTGCGCGCTGATCGCTGGTCGCTCGATGCCTGGGCGTTCTGGCGCGAGGGGTCGGACGCCGCGCCGATCTCGCAGGGGCGCGTGCCGATCTACGGCGCGAGCCAGCTCGGCGCGAACCTGCAATGGCGCGCGCGCCCGTCCTCGCCGCACGATCCGCGGGCCTATGCCCGGGCCTATCGCGCGCTCGTGCGCCGGGGCGAAAGCGAGCTTGCGCTCGGGGTCTCGGCCCGGCCGCTGCCGCGCCTGCCGGTGCGCGCCGCGGGCGAAGTCCGAGTCACCGACGGGCCCTTCGCGACCGAATTGCGCCCGGCCGCCTTCGCCGTGACCGAATTCGCGCCGCTGCGCCTGCCGTTCGACCTCACGCTTGAGGCCTATGCCCAGGGCGGCTATGTCGGCGGGGAGGCGGCGACCGCCTTTGCCGATGGGCAGGCGGTGCTGGCCGCTGAGGTCGCCGCGTTCGATTCCGCGCTTTTCGGGCGCTCGCGCCTCAGCCTCGGGGCAGGCGCCTGGGGCGGCGCGCAGGAGGGGGCGAGCCGGGTCGATGTCGGCCCGACCATGCAGCTCGACGTGCGGGTCGGCGAGGTGCCCGCGCGCCTTTCGGTCGGGTGGCGCGAACGCGTCGGCGGCGATGCCGCGCCCGCTTCGGGGGTCGCCGCGACGCTTTCGACCCGGTTCTGACGCGCACCCGCCCGGACGACACCGAAACGGCGCAATCCCTGCCGCTCCCGGCATCTTTCAACCGTCTTCCCGCTGGGCTAGGGCGAAGCGCATGGACGTCTACCTGCCCATCGCGAATCTTTCGGTGAACGGTCTTTTCATCGTGCTGCTGGGCGGGCTGACGGGCATCCTTTCGGGCCTGTTCGGGGTCGGTGGCGGGTTCCTGACGACGCCGCTCCTGATCTTCTATGGCATCCCGCCCACGGTCGCGGCGGCATCGGCGGCGACGCAGGTGACGGGGGCGAGCGTGTCGGGCGTGCTTGCCCACGGAAAGCGGGGCGGGGTCGATTACCGGATGGGCGCGGTGATGGTCGGCGGCGGGGTGATCGGCGCGCTGATCGGGGCGCTGCTGTTCCGCCTGCTGCAGGCGCTGGGGCAGATCGACGTGGTCATCAACATGCTCTACGTCCTCATGCTGGGCACGATCGGCTGGCTGATGATGCGCGAGGCGATCTCCGCGCTGCGGCCGGGCAGGAACGCGGCCGATACCCAGCCGAGGAAGCGCCGCCATCACCCGCTCGTCGCGGGGCTGCCGTTCCGCTGGCGCTTCTATGCCTCCGGTCTCTACATCTCCCCCCTCGCGCCGTTGATCCTGGGCATGCTGGTCGGCATCCTGACCATGCTGATGGGCGTCGGCGGGGGGTTCATGCTGGTCCCCGCGATGCTCTACATCCTGGGCATGAGCGGGAATGTCGTGGTCGGCACCTCGCTGTTCCAGATCCTGTTCGTGACCATGGTGACCACCATGACCCATGCGCTGACGACCAAGGCGGTCGACATCGTGCTCGCGGGGCTCCTGCTCGTCGGCTCGGTCATGGGCGCGCAGTTCGGGACCCAGATCGCGATGAAGGCGCGCCCCGAATTGCTGCGGCTGGTGCTGGCGGGGATCGTGCTCTTCATCGCGCTCAGGATGCTCTACGGCCTTGGCGTGCAGCCCGACGAGATCTACACGGTCGACCCGCTGTGAGGCGATCATCGGCGGCCCTCCTGCTCGCGCTCGCAGCGCCGTTCCTGATGGGCCAGCGCGAACCGGTGCTGGTGCCCGAGGTGAGCCAGTCGCGGATCGAGGTGAGGCAGGGTTTCACCGGCGCGAACCTGCTGCTCTATGGCGCGATCATCGACCCCGAGGGACCCGGCACCGGCACGGGCTACGACATCGTCGTCGTGCTCAAGGGGCCGACCGAACCGCTCCGCATCCGCGAGAAGGAGCGGATCGCGGGCATATGGATGAACGCGGGCTCGACCGATTTCCGCTCCGCTCCGTCCTTCTTCGCGGTCGCCTCCTCGCGGCCCGTGGAGGAGATCGTCGATCCGCTCACCGCCGCGATCTACGAACTCGGCACGGATTTCATCCAGCTTTCCCCCACGGGCGAGATCGATCCCGAGGAACAGCGCCGCTTCGCCCGCGGCTTGGTCGAGATGCGGCGGCGCGACGGGCTTTACAAGCAGGACCCGGACGGGGTCCGCATCAGCGAGGGCGTGCTCTACCAGGCCCGCATCGCGCTGCCGTCCAACGTCACCACCGGGCAATACACCGCCGAAACCTTCGCCATCGCGGGCGGGCGCGTGCTGGCCTCGGCGACCGCGGAGATCACGGTCGTCAAGGCCGGGCTCGAAGGCCGGGTGGTGGCCGCGGCTGAGCGCTGGTCGCTGCTCTACGGACTGGGCGCGATCGTGCTGTCGGTGGCGATGGGCTGGATCGCGGGCCGGCTCTTCTCGCGCACCTGAACACGGCCCGCCGCGCGGCCTGGCGGGCCTTCGTTGACGCGTTCTTAACCCCGATCCCCTTAACGCTGGGCGCGCCGGCGGCTGGCCGGCAGGGCCTGGCAGCGCCGGGTCGTCGCACACAGCAAGGGGCAGGGACACGCCGTCATGGCAGACATGGGCAAGCACGATTTCGAGCGCTTCACGGGGACGCAGCCGCTCGGGTCGGGCGGCGCGGGGGACGCGGGGGACGCGCCCGATCACCACGGCGAGGACGATGGCTTCGACAACGCCACTGCCCCGATCGGCGTCGTGCTCGAGATTTCCGGCTCCGGCTCGCAGATCGCCTTCGATCTCCAGCGCATCAACGAATGCATGGAGGACGATGATCCTTCCGTCGCGCTTGCCGGGCAGGTCGGCAGCCAGGTCAAGATCCGCGTCGGCGACGCCTGGCTGCTCGCCAGCGTGCGCGACCAGCGCAAGGACCGCCGCACCGAAGGCGGCATCATCGCCCATATCGACTTCCTCGGCGAAGGTTCGGAGGAACGGCTGACGGGCCGCATCCACGGCTTCAAGCGCGGCGTCACGCGCTATCCGATCCCGGGCGCGATGGTCTATCCCGCGACCACCCGCGACCTCGAACAGATCTACGCCAGCGACGGGCGCGCCAACATCACGATCGGCAAGGTCTTCCCGACCCGCGACATCCGCGCCGGGCTCTACATCGACGCGATGCTGGGCAAGCATTTCGCCCTGCTCGGTTCGACCGGCACCGGCAAGTCGACCAGCGCCGCGCTCATCCTCCACCGCATCTGCGAGGCCGCGCCCGAAGGTCACATCGTGATGATCGACCCGCACGGCGAATATTCCGCCGCCTTCCGCACGACGGGCCAGATCCTCGACGTGTCCAACCTGCAGATGCCCTACTGGCTGATGAACTTCGAGGAACATTGCGAGGTCCTGCTCACCAGCGACGGCAACGAACGCCAGGTCGACATGGACATCCTCGCCAAGTGCCTGCTGGGCGCGCGTTCGAAGAACCGGCTGGCCGAGACGATGGGCAAGATCACGGTCGACTCGCCGATTCCCTATCTCCTCTCCGACCTTTCCAACATCCTCCAGGACGAGATGGGCCGGCTCGACAAGGCGACCTCCTCCGCACCCTACATGCGGATCAAGGGCAAGCTCGAGGAGCTGAAGGGCGATCCGCGCTACCAGTTCATGTTCTCCGGGATGCTGGTCGGCGACA contains these protein-coding regions:
- a CDS encoding ATP-binding protein; the protein is MADMGKHDFERFTGTQPLGSGGAGDAGDAPDHHGEDDGFDNATAPIGVVLEISGSGSQIAFDLQRINECMEDDDPSVALAGQVGSQVKIRVGDAWLLASVRDQRKDRRTEGGIIAHIDFLGEGSEERLTGRIHGFKRGVTRYPIPGAMVYPATTRDLEQIYASDGRANITIGKVFPTRDIRAGLYIDAMLGKHFALLGSTGTGKSTSAALILHRICEAAPEGHIVMIDPHGEYSAAFRTTGQILDVSNLQMPYWLMNFEEHCEVLLTSDGNERQVDMDILAKCLLGARSKNRLAETMGKITVDSPIPYLLSDLSNILQDEMGRLDKATSSAPYMRIKGKLEELKGDPRYQFMFSGMLVGDTMTQFISKVFRMPGEGKPISIIDVSGVPSDITSTVVAVLSRLVFDFAIWGREEKTRPILLVCEEAHRYVPSEKHADGSSVAKILGRIAKEGRKYGISLGLITQRPSDLAEGVLSQCGTIISMRLNNDRDQAFVKAAMPEGARGFLDSIPALRNRECIICGEGVAIPIRVTFDTLEEHKRPASEDPSFVDLWSRSGGEEELVQRVVLRWRSQG